The following proteins are co-located in the Primulina tabacum isolate GXHZ01 chromosome 11, ASM2559414v2, whole genome shotgun sequence genome:
- the LOC142518960 gene encoding MYB-like transcription factor EOBI gives MEQNMGWEVVGEEWKKGPWTAEEDRLLMEYVKLHGDGRWNNVATLVGLKRNGKSCRLRWVNYLRPDLKRGQITPYEESIILDLHAKWGNRWSTIARSLPGRTDNEIKNYWRTHFKKKGKPSSKTLEKSSAHMVRRQQFQQQQQRHQQDQIIDMNTIMSLLFKESDDDYLPIFTQSMQEISYPSGGVLEEQGLLHSMISGYGSMPEASNEDITIWDGGLWNLDDRN, from the exons ATGGAACAAAATATGGGATGGGAAGTGGTTGGAGAAGAGTGGAAGAAAGGGCCTTGGACTGCAGAAGAAGATAGATTACTCATGGAGTACGTGAAATTGCATGGTGATGGCAGATGGAACAATGTGGCGACGCTTGTAG GATTGAAGAGGAACGGGAAAAGCTGTAGATTAAGATGGGTAAATTATTTGAGGCCGGACCTCAAGAGGGGACAGATAACCCCATATGAAGAGAGTATAATTCTTGACCTCCATGCAAAATGGGGCAACAG GTGGTCAACAATTGCTAGAAGCTTGCCAGGAAGAACAGACAATGAAATAAAAAACTATTGGAGGACACATTTCAAGAAAAAGGGAAAACCCTCCTCCAAAACCCTGGAAAAATCGAGTGCGCACATGGTCCGGAGGCAACAAtttcaacaacaacaacaacggCATCAACAAGACCAGATCATAGACATGAACACAATCATGTCGTTATTGTTTAAGGAAAGCGACGATGATTATTTGCCGATTTTCACTCAATCCATGCAAGAAATATCATATCCAAGTGGAGGAGTACTGGAGGAGCAAGGATTGCTTCATTCAATGATCTCTGGCTATGGTTCCATGCCGGAGGCCTCAAATGAAGATATCACAATATGGGATGGTGGCTTGTGGAACTTGGATGATAGAAACTGA